A part of Bacteroidia bacterium genomic DNA contains:
- a CDS encoding RNA polymerase sigma-70 factor, which yields MSNQSFHHLTDEELLQLSRKNQAEAFGVIYDRYWSRLYASAFLILEDTEACKDILQDVFIDFWNKRNQTEISHINAYLYQSVRFQVFKYLRKGNITQKHLSQINQIITSNPTEETVNFNEVNQSISNGMNLLPERCREVFYLSRFEHLSHGEIAEKMGISTKTVENQITKALRQLRMVVNHPALLLLSTVFLWG from the coding sequence ATGTCAAATCAGTCATTCCATCATTTGACAGACGAAGAACTTCTCCAACTGTCCAGAAAAAATCAGGCGGAAGCTTTTGGGGTGATTTATGACCGCTATTGGTCCAGACTTTATGCCTCAGCGTTCCTGATTCTTGAAGATACCGAAGCCTGTAAGGACATTCTGCAGGACGTTTTCATTGACTTCTGGAATAAAAGAAACCAAACCGAAATTTCCCATATCAACGCCTATCTCTATCAGTCTGTGCGGTTTCAGGTGTTTAAATATCTGAGAAAGGGGAATATCACTCAAAAACATCTGTCGCAGATCAACCAGATCATCACTTCAAATCCTACCGAAGAGACGGTCAATTTCAACGAAGTGAATCAGTCCATTTCAAACGGAATGAACCTGCTCCCGGAAAGATGCCGGGAGGTATTTTATCTCAGCCGTTTTGAGCATTTGTCTCATGGAGAAATCGCCGAAAAAATGGGCATTTCCACCAAAACCGTCGAAAACCAGATCACAAAAGCCCTTCGCCAGCTCCGAATGGTAGTAAATCACCCGGCTTTGCTCCTCTTATCGACTGTCTTTTTGTGGGGTTGA
- the holB gene encoding DNA polymerase III subunit delta', producing MKFSEVIGQEAAKTKVLEAIANNRLAHALMLTGPSGVGKLAMATAIAQYVNCLQPSDGDSCGQCTNCVKIKKGIHPDVRYILPIISKTEGGRTWLTEDYFAPFRETFFEDPYMSFSQWQRMLDGENKQLFISVHEIRELKRKIYLKAFEAPYKVVIVWNTEVLHQSAANAFLKLLEEPPDKTLLILTSSDPGRLLITINSRCQRIALSRIAREDIQQYLTGKKGMEPTAAAELAGIAEGSIGNALEFMSDSSQTLSDTYVEWLRAAYSGNYEKISGQLEKIYKESKEFQKLFLEVSVRKMRDSLLFHLGKEEIAPVTESEKEFHQKFGQVVSPEKVEKITEEIEKSRRQISGNANPQLVFTALSLRMHQILRS from the coding sequence ATGAAATTTAGTGAAGTCATAGGGCAGGAAGCGGCGAAGACCAAAGTCCTGGAAGCCATTGCCAACAACCGGCTGGCGCATGCGTTGATGCTCACCGGACCTTCTGGTGTAGGGAAACTCGCCATGGCGACGGCTATTGCCCAATATGTAAATTGTCTTCAGCCTTCAGATGGCGACAGCTGCGGGCAGTGTACCAATTGTGTTAAGATCAAAAAGGGTATTCACCCCGATGTACGGTATATTCTTCCGATTATATCAAAGACAGAGGGTGGGCGAACCTGGCTGACCGAAGACTATTTTGCGCCTTTCCGTGAGACATTTTTTGAAGATCCTTATATGAGTTTTTCCCAATGGCAGCGGATGCTCGACGGGGAAAATAAGCAGTTGTTTATCAGCGTTCACGAAATCCGCGAACTCAAACGCAAGATATATCTCAAGGCATTTGAAGCTCCATACAAAGTCGTAATTGTCTGGAATACCGAAGTCCTCCATCAGTCTGCTGCCAACGCATTTTTGAAGTTGCTGGAAGAACCGCCGGACAAAACGCTGCTGATCCTGACAAGCAGTGATCCGGGCCGGTTGCTGATCACGATCAATTCCCGCTGCCAGCGTATTGCGTTGAGCCGTATCGCGCGGGAAGACATACAGCAATACCTGACAGGTAAAAAGGGCATGGAGCCAACGGCTGCTGCCGAACTTGCAGGCATTGCGGAGGGAAGTATAGGAAATGCGCTGGAGTTTATGTCTGATTCCAGTCAGACTTTGAGCGATACGTATGTGGAATGGCTGCGCGCTGCATATTCGGGCAACTACGAAAAAATATCCGGCCAACTGGAAAAAATTTATAAGGAGAGTAAAGAATTTCAGAAATTATTTCTGGAGGTATCAGTCAGGAAAATGCGCGATTCACTGCTATTTCACCTGGGAAAAGAGGAAATCGCACCGGTAACGGAAAGTGAAAAGGAGTTTCACCAAAAGTTTGGACAGGTTGTATCTCCTGAAAAAGTGGAAAAAATTACGGAAGAGATCGAAAAGAGCCGCAGGCAGATCAGTGGGAATGCAAATCCTCAGCTGGTGTTTACCGCACTATCGCTGCGGATGCATCAGATATTGAGAAGTTAG
- the ricT gene encoding regulatory iron-sulfur-containing complex subunit RicT, whose product MGCGTCGSGGCSTSGCGQKGGCATGGCNKLNTYDWLNNMLSPEKSEADNIYEVRFKNTRKGFYRNVNALRLYIGDTVVVESERGYDVGVLSLGGIMAELQMRRKGGSKVFKEIPRIYRKANEGDVEQLKMVREREQPTLVRTREIILEQKLDMKLSDVEYQGDNAKAIFYYIADHRVDFRELIKVLAREFRIRVEMKQIGLRHEAGLVGGIGSCGRELCCSTWLTDFKTVSTSAARYQNLSLNPMKISGLCGRLKCCLNFELDAYMDALEGFPNVEMIDTQKGRAFLQKTDIFKGKMWFSYPNETTWYPMTVTEVKEIVAMNAKGKKPEALATISQAIETGPEFDFVDVVGTELPPKEQQGRKQNSRNKRRNNNNNSNNSNNTGNTNNTNNTSNTNANPNNNSRKNNRNNQNRNFRRKPKNPDANSNSQKPPAE is encoded by the coding sequence ATGGGTTGTGGAACATGTGGTAGTGGCGGTTGTTCTACATCTGGTTGCGGACAAAAAGGAGGCTGTGCGACAGGTGGTTGTAATAAACTCAACACCTACGACTGGCTGAACAATATGCTTTCTCCCGAGAAATCGGAGGCAGATAATATATACGAGGTTCGCTTCAAAAACACCCGAAAGGGGTTTTACCGGAATGTAAACGCGCTGCGTTTGTATATTGGAGATACCGTAGTGGTAGAAAGTGAAAGGGGATACGATGTGGGGGTTTTGTCTTTAGGTGGAATCATGGCCGAATTGCAAATGCGCCGAAAAGGTGGTTCCAAAGTGTTTAAAGAAATTCCCCGTATTTACCGAAAAGCCAATGAAGGCGATGTCGAGCAGCTGAAGATGGTCCGCGAACGCGAGCAGCCCACGCTGGTACGCACGAGGGAAATTATTCTGGAGCAAAAACTCGACATGAAACTCAGCGATGTCGAATATCAGGGGGACAACGCCAAGGCGATTTTTTATTATATCGCCGATCACCGCGTGGATTTCCGCGAGCTGATCAAGGTCCTCGCCAGGGAATTTCGTATTCGGGTGGAAATGAAACAAATCGGCCTGCGACACGAAGCTGGCCTTGTCGGCGGAATCGGATCATGTGGCCGGGAACTTTGCTGCTCCACCTGGCTCACAGATTTTAAAACTGTAAGCACTTCTGCTGCCCGTTATCAGAATCTTTCGCTCAACCCCATGAAAATATCCGGCCTCTGTGGGCGCCTGAAATGCTGCCTCAATTTTGAGCTGGATGCATACATGGATGCTCTCGAAGGGTTTCCAAATGTGGAAATGATCGATACGCAAAAGGGACGTGCCTTCCTTCAGAAAACCGATATATTCAAAGGAAAAATGTGGTTTAGTTATCCAAACGAAACCACGTGGTATCCGATGACGGTAACTGAAGTAAAGGAAATCGTTGCGATGAATGCCAAAGGTAAAAAACCAGAGGCGCTGGCTACTATTTCGCAGGCGATTGAAACCGGTCCCGAGTTTGACTTTGTGGATGTTGTAGGTACGGAATTGCCACCTAAAGAACAGCAGGGAAGAAAACAAAACTCCCGCAACAAAAGGCGAAACAACAACAACAATAGCAACAATAGCAATAATACCGGCAATACCAACAATACCAACAATACCAGTAACACTAACGCCAACCCCAATAACAACAGCCGCAAAAATAACCGCAATAACCAGAATCGGAACTTCAGGAGAAAACCTAAAAACCCGGATGCCAATTCGAACTCACAAAAACCACCCGCAGAATAA
- a CDS encoding gliding motility lipoprotein GldH, whose product MPIRTHKNHPQNNHATIAGFCLLFLSVIVSCNQTPFLAKKSFDQNCWAIGDTIHFEMEHAGAETTAELGVEVKFIPEYSYRNLYLRLLCETPDGQSLTFMLNDTLMDAEGNWLGEFNRWTFSQDFKVPLSAPGSYRFSLIQFMREESLCDIKQAGIFLRE is encoded by the coding sequence ATGCCAATTCGAACTCACAAAAACCACCCGCAGAATAACCATGCGACAATAGCGGGTTTCTGCCTGTTGTTCCTGTCGGTTATTGTTTCCTGCAATCAGACGCCTTTTCTGGCGAAAAAATCATTTGACCAAAATTGCTGGGCGATCGGGGATACGATTCATTTTGAAATGGAACATGCCGGAGCAGAAACTACTGCTGAACTGGGGGTAGAAGTGAAATTTATCCCCGAATATTCCTACCGGAATCTCTATCTCCGGCTTCTGTGCGAAACGCCCGATGGTCAGTCCCTGACTTTTATGTTAAATGACACGCTGATGGATGCCGAAGGAAACTGGCTGGGTGAATTTAATCGATGGACATTTAGCCAGGATTTTAAAGTTCCGCTTTCTGCGCCAGGATCCTACCGGTTTTCGCTGATACAGTTTATGCGGGAAGAAAGCCTCTGCGATATAAAACAGGCGGGTATTTTCCTCCGGGAATAA
- a CDS encoding FecR domain-containing protein, protein MNQESLEDLLDRYIKGVCTEEEKKLVEAFYESFEKKESKNIIFPSGEMEMLKYEMLSKIREELSQYDLAERQALKKSPKRPLYLFAKIAAAAAFLLGSYGLFRNAPLPFTPKADNMIVSESQDFSTIRGERSKVSLSDGSVIWLNAETTVNICINPSNEIREVELSGEAFFEVAKDSSRPFVVYTGNVKTEVLGTSFNITAYDSAKPTVTVSSGKVRVAGKTSSQFVTLIPNEQVLIDTEWKKREVVSEQFSAWKNGLLTFEDMSLAEIKPILEKWYDIEIEFHVAELQNCRITGKYQNEPLKNVLESFRFIKGLDYQFVDERKIRLNGDICM, encoded by the coding sequence ATGAATCAGGAATCGTTGGAAGATCTGCTGGATCGCTATATAAAAGGTGTCTGTACAGAAGAAGAAAAAAAACTGGTTGAGGCGTTTTACGAATCCTTCGAAAAAAAGGAAAGTAAAAATATAATCTTTCCCTCCGGGGAAATGGAAATGCTCAAATACGAGATGTTGAGCAAAATCAGGGAAGAACTTTCTCAGTACGATTTGGCGGAGAGACAGGCACTTAAAAAAAGCCCAAAGCGTCCTTTGTATCTGTTTGCAAAAATTGCCGCAGCGGCAGCATTCCTGCTGGGGAGCTATGGACTATTCCGAAATGCCCCACTTCCTTTTACCCCAAAAGCTGACAATATGATTGTGTCGGAGTCGCAGGACTTCTCGACCATACGCGGAGAGCGCAGCAAAGTCAGTCTTTCCGACGGGTCAGTCATCTGGTTAAACGCGGAAACGACTGTCAATATTTGTATCAATCCTTCGAATGAAATTCGCGAAGTAGAACTTTCAGGCGAAGCATTTTTTGAAGTCGCCAAAGACTCTTCCCGCCCGTTTGTGGTCTATACAGGAAATGTCAAAACCGAAGTATTGGGTACTTCCTTTAATATTACGGCCTATGACAGCGCAAAACCAACCGTAACCGTTTCCTCCGGAAAGGTAAGAGTAGCCGGAAAAACTTCCAGCCAGTTTGTAACCCTCATTCCCAATGAGCAAGTTCTCATTGATACAGAATGGAAAAAGCGGGAAGTCGTATCTGAACAGTTTTCCGCCTGGAAAAATGGTTTGCTGACTTTTGAAGATATGAGCCTGGCTGAGATAAAACCTATTCTTGAAAAATGGTATGATATCGAAATTGAGTTTCATGTTGCGGAACTCCAAAATTGTCGTATCACCGGCAAATACCAGAACGAGCCGCTAAAAAATGTGCTGGAAAGTTTTCGCTTTATCAAGGGCCTTGACTATCAGTTTGTCGATGAGCGAAAAATACGCCTCAACGGAGATATCTGTATGTAA
- a CDS encoding TonB-dependent receptor: MLLPDKILPASVFRIFLVVFLQFSFLGILPARSVYAQKNWDMVYINIHLKNARLVDVFDELERKTGYSFAYDEKVKTHSETYTLDYANEDVKTVLEGLANQANLKIRLINNTISVVLKPRKQPVQKIIVLPASEVFRQLTGKVTDAESGNPLPGVTVLVKDMKVGALTNDNGIFSLNVPDDATALVFSYVGYKSVEVPIGDRTEINLAMEIDVRTLEEVVVIGYGTIRKRDLTGSVYSVKAEEINKIPVSNVLQGLQGKVPGVQISSVSGDPGENPVVRIRGIATFLGGASPVFVVDGVILDDISFLNGGDIESVEVLKDASATAIYGTRGANGVIIITTKRGKVGKPVFQMGANYSVESVSNRLDLLNGKEFGAAVNEIQPGTYNNLDILPNTDWQDLIFTDFTPIQKYELSVSGASDRSTYYVGGSYYSQKGVIQKSDYERIAVKMNNTYSVSKFLTFGNNLTISRENKNRAPNVVASAYRAWPISVPYDDQGNFAEVQGSGNPLASLEYSNNNDKKVRAVGNLYAELKFLKDFTFRTSYQLDLTGIQAVSFTPVYYVSPTQENAINDLTKAARVERAWIWENTLNYHKDFDKHRIDILAGYSAQDTKREGLTASVEDLLRETSGLWYIDAGDATSIDAFNSAENYSYISYIFRANYTLLDRYLVTATFRRDGSSKFGDNARYGDFPSLAVGWRLKEEAFLKDVKWLNNLKLRASWGINGNDRIPYQARFARVSTGGLEAVFGTDERLVPGATLSDAGNPDLKWEQTETFDAGLEFGLFDNRLTGEIDYYNKQTSQVLVPLLLPAHFGNGAFRRVVFNAADVQNKGFEFYINWKHAIGDFHYSLGFLGSTVQNKVLEIGAADEFLQDGSLGNGQLVTRTEKGLPVGAFWGYNVIGVIQNQEQLQTLPTISGQRVGDLLYEDVDQDGKITPDDRIMLGSYIPDLLLGFNFEAGYKNIRLSADIQGQFGNEIYNGKKAVRPELYNFEASVLDRWTGEGTSDTEPRLTAGGLNYSPSSWFVEDGSFVRLRSLSLVYDLPSDLLSRYQIGQASVFVRGTNLLTLSRFSGYSPEIASFNVLSSGIDLGIYPVTTVYSVGINLTF, translated from the coding sequence ATGCTACTACCTGACAAAATTTTACCTGCGTCCGTATTTCGGATTTTTCTGGTTGTATTCCTCCAGTTTTCTTTTTTGGGGATTTTACCTGCCAGGTCGGTGTATGCCCAGAAAAACTGGGACATGGTGTATATCAATATTCACCTGAAAAATGCCCGGCTGGTGGATGTTTTTGATGAGCTGGAACGAAAAACAGGTTATTCATTTGCTTACGATGAAAAGGTGAAAACCCATTCCGAAACCTATACCCTCGACTACGCAAATGAGGATGTAAAAACGGTATTGGAAGGTCTCGCCAATCAGGCAAATCTTAAAATCCGGTTGATCAACAATACGATTTCTGTCGTATTAAAACCGCGAAAACAGCCTGTGCAAAAAATCATTGTTCTGCCTGCCAGTGAAGTGTTTCGCCAACTTACGGGAAAAGTAACCGATGCGGAATCTGGAAATCCGCTGCCCGGAGTTACGGTACTGGTAAAAGACATGAAAGTCGGTGCACTGACCAATGACAATGGCATTTTTTCACTAAATGTACCCGATGATGCAACTGCACTTGTTTTTTCCTATGTCGGCTACAAATCTGTGGAGGTCCCGATCGGCGACCGTACTGAAATCAATCTGGCGATGGAAATCGATGTGCGTACGCTGGAAGAAGTGGTGGTGATTGGTTATGGTACAATCAGAAAACGGGACCTGACGGGCTCGGTCTATTCAGTCAAAGCGGAAGAAATTAATAAAATTCCGGTGTCCAATGTGTTGCAGGGACTTCAGGGAAAAGTGCCGGGCGTGCAGATCAGCAGTGTGTCCGGAGACCCAGGAGAAAATCCGGTAGTGAGGATTCGCGGTATTGCGACTTTCCTCGGCGGAGCGTCCCCTGTATTTGTCGTGGATGGGGTGATTCTGGATGATATCTCATTCCTTAACGGCGGTGATATCGAATCGGTGGAGGTCCTCAAAGATGCTTCGGCAACAGCAATCTATGGCACACGGGGAGCCAATGGCGTTATTATCATTACCACGAAAAGAGGGAAAGTCGGGAAGCCGGTATTTCAAATGGGTGCCAACTACAGCGTGGAAAGTGTTTCCAACCGGCTGGATTTGCTGAATGGAAAAGAATTTGGTGCAGCAGTGAATGAGATTCAGCCTGGTACTTACAACAATCTGGATATTCTGCCCAATACAGACTGGCAGGACCTTATTTTTACCGATTTTACCCCTATTCAGAAATACGAACTTTCGGTTTCGGGTGCAAGTGACCGATCTACCTATTATGTCGGAGGTAGTTATTATAGCCAGAAAGGGGTAATCCAAAAGTCGGACTACGAAAGAATAGCTGTTAAGATGAATAATACCTATTCAGTCAGTAAGTTTCTTACCTTTGGCAACAACCTTACCATTTCCCGGGAAAATAAAAATCGCGCCCCCAATGTCGTAGCCAGTGCCTATCGCGCATGGCCTATTTCTGTTCCATATGACGATCAGGGAAATTTTGCAGAAGTGCAAGGCTCGGGCAATCCACTGGCCAGCCTCGAATATTCCAACAACAACGATAAAAAAGTGCGTGCCGTAGGGAATCTGTATGCCGAACTCAAGTTTCTCAAAGACTTTACCTTCCGCACCAGTTATCAGCTCGATCTGACCGGCATTCAGGCTGTAAGTTTTACCCCTGTGTATTATGTATCTCCAACCCAGGAAAATGCCATCAACGACCTGACCAAAGCTGCCAGAGTTGAGAGAGCCTGGATTTGGGAAAATACCCTCAATTATCATAAAGACTTTGACAAACACAGGATTGACATTCTGGCTGGTTACAGCGCGCAGGATACAAAACGGGAAGGGCTGACCGCTTCGGTTGAAGATCTTCTCCGGGAAACATCCGGCCTGTGGTATATCGATGCAGGCGATGCCACGTCAATTGATGCATTCAACAGTGCAGAAAATTACTCCTATATCTCTTATATCTTCAGAGCCAATTACACCCTGTTGGACCGCTACCTGGTAACTGCTACCTTCCGGAGAGATGGTTCTTCCAAATTTGGCGACAACGCCAGATACGGTGATTTTCCTTCGCTTGCAGTAGGATGGCGATTAAAGGAAGAAGCTTTTTTGAAAGATGTAAAATGGCTAAACAACCTGAAACTTCGGGCAAGCTGGGGGATCAATGGCAACGACAGAATCCCTTATCAGGCGCGTTTTGCGAGAGTCAGTACCGGCGGTCTTGAAGCTGTATTTGGTACTGACGAGCGACTTGTGCCCGGCGCCACACTTTCAGATGCAGGTAATCCTGACCTAAAATGGGAACAGACAGAAACATTTGACGCAGGGCTCGAATTTGGCCTGTTTGACAATCGCCTCACCGGAGAAATCGATTATTACAACAAACAGACCAGTCAGGTGCTTGTTCCGCTTTTGTTGCCTGCGCATTTTGGCAATGGCGCATTTCGGCGGGTAGTGTTTAATGCTGCGGATGTACAAAACAAAGGATTCGAGTTTTATATTAACTGGAAACACGCGATCGGCGATTTTCATTATTCACTCGGTTTTCTCGGATCGACCGTACAGAACAAAGTATTGGAGATCGGCGCAGCGGATGAGTTTCTTCAGGATGGAAGTCTGGGAAATGGTCAACTGGTAACCCGTACAGAAAAGGGCCTTCCTGTAGGTGCATTCTGGGGATATAATGTGATCGGGGTTATACAGAATCAGGAACAATTGCAGACACTTCCGACGATTTCAGGTCAGCGTGTGGGAGATCTTTTGTACGAAGACGTAGATCAGGATGGAAAAATCACGCCTGATGACCGTATCATGCTCGGCTCGTATATTCCTGATCTGTTGTTAGGATTTAATTTTGAAGCAGGATATAAAAATATCCGGCTTTCGGCAGACATACAAGGGCAGTTTGGCAATGAGATTTACAACGGAAAAAAAGCCGTAAGACCAGAGTTGTACAACTTCGAAGCCAGCGTACTGGATCGTTGGACCGGTGAAGGAACCAGCGACACCGAACCCCGGCTTACTGCCGGCGGGTTAAATTATTCCCCTTCCTCCTGGTTTGTGGAAGATGGCTCTTTTGTAAGGCTTCGCAGTCTGTCGCTCGTTTATGATCTTCCCTCAGATCTTTTATCCCGATACCAGATCGGGCAGGCAAGTGTATTTGTACGAGGAACAAACCTTCTGACTCTTTCCCGGTTTTCCGGCTACAGTCCCGAGATCGCCAGCTTTAATGTGCTTTCTTCCGGGATCGATCTGGGCATTTATCCTGTTACAACTGTGTATTCTGTCGGCATAAACCTAACCTTCTGA
- a CDS encoding RagB/SusD family nutrient uptake outer membrane protein — MKNLLYIILTFGAVLLSACSGSFLDKGLLGELEETNFMKSESDAVLATNAIYNTLRDWRYHEGFPILDIMSDDATKGSNAADGIQIQAFEEFTYNPNDESVSGWYQTLYLAIKRANLVIERAPDIEMDESLKQRLIGEAKFLRALTYFSFVRGYGGIPIVTTITPERKLVRNTAEEVYDLVIEDLLYSIENLPERSEYEGIDMGRATRGAAKGLLAKVYLFKGDFTNAEKYALEVINSGQYSLDPDFGHVFSKGGEFGPGSIFEIGALPEGFGQGGQQFGNTQGVRGGPNRGWGFNRPSWDLINSFEPNDPRLDATVIFIGEELDGILITGDASTPDTTYTDPSKTKILEIECYNQKVWVPGTTPLESWDFNVRVLRLADVLLMAAEALNENGKAGEALTYLNEVRARARGGNPSILPDVTETDQGKLRKLIWKERRAELALEQHRFFDLVRTGEAPAVLGPLGFVAGKHEILPIPQSEIDLSEGTLTQNPNW, encoded by the coding sequence ATGAAAAATTTACTATATATCATCCTGACTTTTGGTGCTGTTCTGCTCTCTGCCTGTTCCGGTAGTTTTCTGGATAAAGGTCTGCTGGGCGAACTGGAAGAAACCAATTTTATGAAAAGCGAATCGGATGCGGTTCTGGCTACCAATGCGATCTACAATACCCTCCGGGACTGGCGGTACCATGAAGGATTTCCGATTTTGGATATCATGTCTGACGATGCGACCAAAGGAAGTAATGCTGCCGATGGAATCCAGATTCAGGCCTTTGAAGAGTTTACCTACAATCCCAATGACGAATCAGTCAGTGGTTGGTATCAGACCTTGTACCTCGCCATCAAACGGGCCAATCTTGTCATTGAGCGGGCACCGGATATTGAGATGGATGAAAGTTTAAAACAACGACTGATTGGCGAAGCAAAATTTCTCCGGGCGCTGACCTATTTCTCTTTTGTAAGAGGATATGGCGGGATTCCGATTGTCACAACCATCACACCTGAAAGAAAACTGGTGCGGAATACGGCAGAAGAAGTTTATGATCTTGTTATTGAAGATTTGCTCTACAGCATCGAAAACCTTCCGGAAAGAAGCGAATACGAAGGAATAGACATGGGCCGGGCGACCAGAGGCGCAGCCAAAGGTTTGCTGGCAAAAGTCTATTTGTTTAAAGGAGATTTTACCAACGCCGAAAAATATGCGCTGGAAGTAATCAACTCCGGTCAATACAGCCTCGACCCAGACTTTGGGCATGTTTTTTCCAAAGGCGGAGAATTTGGCCCCGGCTCGATATTTGAGATCGGCGCTTTGCCCGAAGGATTTGGGCAGGGCGGACAGCAGTTTGGCAATACACAGGGGGTAAGAGGCGGCCCCAACCGGGGTTGGGGGTTTAACCGACCTTCATGGGATCTGATCAATTCTTTTGAACCCAACGACCCGCGCCTGGATGCTACCGTGATTTTTATTGGGGAAGAGCTGGACGGCATACTCATCACCGGTGATGCTTCCACACCCGATACCACCTATACCGATCCCTCTAAAACCAAAATACTGGAGATCGAATGTTACAATCAGAAAGTATGGGTTCCCGGCACAACCCCGCTGGAATCATGGGACTTTAATGTAAGAGTTTTGCGTCTGGCGGATGTGTTGCTTATGGCTGCCGAGGCACTCAACGAAAACGGGAAAGCCGGTGAAGCACTGACTTACCTCAACGAGGTCAGGGCAAGGGCGCGTGGTGGCAACCCCAGTATCCTTCCCGACGTCACCGAAACCGATCAGGGAAAATTACGGAAACTGATATGGAAGGAACGCCGTGCCGAACTTGCTTTGGAACAACACCGTTTTTTTGATCTGGTACGCACGGGCGAAGCGCCGGCTGTACTCGGACCCCTGGGGTTTGTTGCAGGTAAACACGAGATCCTGCCTATTCCCCAAAGTGAGATAGACCTTTCGGAAGGGACACTCACTCAAAATCCAAACTGGTAA
- a CDS encoding LamG-like jellyroll fold domain-containing protein: protein MKRLSYVFFMVLISGLVLISGCKDKDLELLTITGIKADGTDLQSGSDVSIDLNGAAAAVDVPLDAKIIVTFSRDVDAATVVSANFQLAKGTDMVTSSVSLAGAVVTISPDAAFDRGQVYTLTLGSGIMAADGGMFNQATRTFNSAGRAEVVPPQSASQKAFWKFDGSSLDGVGSYNGTDVAVDYGEDRFGNQGSAAYFDGDASIIEIPNGDQLLTNNWTVSFWIRLDSVGHVGGHFVMGVGDLYGFFVEIQKPMSALKHTGRYQKSDATTTVNDFFINADGKSGDNGGWVGVEYEKDLSTTGGMGALLDRKWAHMVFVYDGSTNKRHFYINGELIETDNLANVPGLDLITGLTFDDSGAGTDVIGKGLAFGFNHDRTTTHWSNEPWGNYNNVDANHFKGALDDTRIFSAALSGTDVLELYNAEK, encoded by the coding sequence ATGAAAAGACTGAGTTATGTGTTTTTTATGGTTCTTATCAGTGGTCTTGTTCTGATCTCTGGATGTAAGGATAAAGATCTGGAACTTTTGACGATCACAGGTATAAAGGCTGATGGTACTGACCTTCAGTCCGGATCCGATGTTTCTATTGACCTGAATGGCGCAGCAGCAGCAGTGGATGTACCGCTGGATGCAAAAATCATCGTTACGTTCTCCCGTGATGTTGATGCAGCTACGGTTGTAAGTGCCAATTTTCAGCTGGCTAAAGGCACAGATATGGTTACTTCTTCTGTATCTTTAGCAGGTGCGGTGGTTACCATTAGTCCTGATGCTGCCTTTGATCGCGGACAGGTATATACCCTTACCCTGGGCTCAGGCATTATGGCAGCAGACGGTGGCATGTTTAACCAGGCTACCCGTACTTTCAACTCTGCGGGCCGTGCAGAAGTGGTGCCTCCGCAATCTGCAAGCCAGAAAGCTTTCTGGAAATTTGATGGAAGTTCCCTTGATGGGGTAGGTTCTTACAACGGAACTGACGTCGCCGTTGATTATGGCGAAGACCGCTTTGGCAACCAGGGCAGTGCTGCTTATTTTGACGGTGATGCAAGTATCATCGAAATTCCCAATGGAGATCAACTGCTGACCAACAACTGGACGGTAAGTTTCTGGATAAGACTGGATTCTGTAGGCCATGTTGGCGGTCACTTTGTCATGGGGGTAGGTGACCTTTATGGATTTTTTGTTGAAATTCAGAAACCAATGAGTGCGCTGAAGCATACCGGGCGTTACCAAAAATCTGATGCTACCACTACTGTCAATGACTTTTTTATCAACGCTGATGGAAAAAGCGGTGACAATGGTGGCTGGGTAGGTGTTGAGTACGAAAAAGATTTGTCCACTACCGGTGGAATGGGCGCGCTGCTTGACCGCAAATGGGCGCACATGGTTTTTGTATATGATGGCTCGACCAACAAACGCCACTTCTATATCAATGGTGAACTCATCGAAACCGACAACCTGGCGAATGTGCCCGGACTTGATTTGATCACGGGACTTACCTTTGATGACAGCGGTGCCGGAACTGATGTTATTGGAAAAGGGCTTGCTTTCGGGTTTAACCATGACCGCACCACTACCCACTGGAGCAATGAGCCATGGGGGAATTATAACAATGTAGATGCAAACCACTTCAAAGGTGCGCTGGATGATACCCGTATTTTCAGTGCGGCACTCAGTGGTACAGATGTATTGGAACTTTACAATGCTGAGAAGTAA